Below is a genomic region from candidate division KSB1 bacterium.
TTGACATCGGTCATGGGGAGTATTTTGAGCGGGCATGAAGGTTTTTTTTCTTTCTGAGAACAAAAGTGCGTTTATGAATAAATGCCAGCCTCGCTAGTGGCATACGAACGGTTTATTTTCAGAGGAACTTTTCGACAATCTGCATCACGTGCCCATCCGGGTCGCGCACGAGGAAGCCTTTACAGCTTCAGCGCCTCCTCAACACCTCCGGCAATATCCTCAATTCTCTTTACCCGCCCGATAAAAATTTTCTGCCCCGCGCCCCAGACGCAAGTCGGCACGAGATTTTCCGTGTGGGTTTTCACCGACAAGTCTTCGAAATTGCCGTGATCGCTGGTCAAGACCACCGTGGTGTTTGACAAATCAACGGTGGCGAGAATGATCTGCAAGAGCGTGTCGAGACGGCGGATGGCGGCTTCGGCTTGCGGCATGTCCTGGCTGTGGCCGATCATGTCGGTGAGGATAAATTCGAAGAGGGTGAAATCGGCCTGTTGGCACAGATCGGCGAGAATTTTGGCGCTTTCCTCCGGCACGCGCAGCGGTGCATCGAAGCCGAGTTGGCGGAGAAATTCGTTGGTGAGATCATGCGAAACAGCGCGGCCGGCGCGGAGATCCTCCATGTCGAGCCACGAAAAACCGCCGGCCAGCAGCGCGCGTGTCGTTGCGGAAATGCGCTCGCCGCGCTGGTCGAAATAATGTTGCGACAGGGCGTTGGCAAAAATGCCGGTTTTTCCCAGCTCGCGGACACGCTTGAAAAGACTCGCTTCGTCCAACAGCTTGCGCAGCGTCGGCGTCGGCATGCCGGATTGATGATGGCCGAGCGCTTGCGCCGTGTTTTTTCCGGTGAACAGCGCGGTTTGGCCGGTGGCGCTTTGCGGCAAACCGGGAACGTCCATGTCGGCGCGGGTGGGAAGCACGACGCCGTCAAAAGGCAGTGGGGGCAGCGGCGCGTTTTTAAAAAAAGCAAAAAACGGCGAGGGAAAACGCGCGAACGGATTTTTTTCCGGATCGCGCTCGCCGATGCCGATGCCGTCAATAAAAAGCAATAAAACGCGCATTGAAAGAATTTAAAAAATAATTGGCAACGAAAAAAGAATAGCAACGAATTTTACCACGAAAGCACCGAGACACGAAGAACGCCAGACTGATGAAATCTTGATAAGAACATCTGAGTGTTATTGACAAGATTTTATAAATTAAACCTTCGTGTCTTGGTGGTTTATGGCGCCGCGTCGTGGTTTCCTCACGAAGATAACGCTTGACAAAAAGCCAGGCGGTGAGGCCAAGCGGCAGATTCAAATAAAAACTCCAAAGCTTGAGGCCGCCGAGCGCCGCAATCACCGTCGGCATGGCGGTGCTGATGATGGTCGTGTCCAGCGCCGAAAGAAAAACTTGCAGAAAGATGGCGGCGGTCACCAACAGCACATCACGGCGGGCATCACCCGCCGTTTGAGAAATGAAGGGTTTGCGCATGAAAGAGGTGATTGCCAAAAGATGTTTTGATTTTGGTTCCCCACGGATCGAAAAGTCCCGCAGATCAAACGCCAATTTTTTTCCGAAATGAAGCCCGAGGCACAGGGGGCGCTTGCTCTTTTTCTTCAGCGGCGACGGCTTCTTTCAAGCTGAGCTGTTCCCGATAAAAATAATAAAACCCGACGAGCGTGATCGGAATGAAGTTCGCAATGTGAAGAATCAAAGCGAAGCTGAGCGCCGTGCTGCCGGAAACCTCGAACAGCATGGCGGCTTGCTGCGCGGCGAGATGAAACGTGCCGACGTATCCGGGCGCGGCCGGAATCATGATGCTGAGATTGACGATGACGAGAATGACGAAGCTGGCGCCGATCGGCAGAGACTCGTTGAGGCCGAACGCTTCCAACACGGCGTAATTGACGGCGGCGTATAACAGCCACATCGCCACGGATTGCCAGGTAATCGCCCAAAAACGATCCGTCTTTTTAAAAATCGAAAAACCGTCGAGAAACGAGCCGAGCAATTTGTTGACGAATTGCTGCGCGTTTTCCGGCAGCGGCCGGGTCAAGCGGCTCATCACGCGCAGCGTCTGCTGCGTGCGCAGCATCAAGGCGATCATGAAAATCGTGACGACGACGGTGCCGATGAAAATGAAAACCGAGCCTTTTTCAACCCAGGCCGGGTAATCGTGAAAAATGATTGAAAACGCGATGAGCAACAGCAGCGCCAGCACGTCGATCAGGCGCTCCACAAAGATGGTGGCAAACGAGGCCATGCGCGAGACGCCGGCGGATTTGCCGATGGCATAAGCGCGCAGCACCTCGCCGGCGCGCAGCGGAAAAACGTTGTTGCCGTAGTAGCCGATCATCATCGCGGAAAAAAGTTTGCGCCGGGTGATGCCGGGTTTGATCGGCTCCATAAAATAACCCCAGCGCACCGCGCGCAGCCACAGGCTGATGAACATGAAGCCGGCCGCCGGAAAAAGCCAGAGATAATTAGCCTGCTGCAGCGCTTCCCACATTTGGACGAAGTCGATTTTGCGGAAGGCGAGATAAATGAAAACCGCGCTGATGGCAAGGCCGAGAACGAGTCGTTTTTGCATAATCAATCGTCATGCGGCGTGTGAGCCGCAACCTCAAAAGCACAACAAAAAAAGCGAGGCGAATCGCGCCTCGCTTCCGGTTAGAAGAAATTTTCATGAGCAAGCGCTCAGGTTTTTGTCGCCGTTTTTTGCGCGCAGCAATCGCCCGCCTCCTCGTCGCACCCCTGTTTGTCGATGACAGCGCCGTCGGTTTTGCCGACCTTGTAGCCCAGCCTGGTGATGCTGGTTTCGATCGCCGGCACGGTGACCGCGGCCGCATCGTATTTCACGAAGGCTTTATTTTCGCTGAGACGGACTTCGACGTCCTGGATGCCGTGCAGTTTCGTCAGCGCGGCGTCGATTTTATCCGCGCAGTTTTGGCAGGACATGCCGGCGATGTCAATTTCCGTCGTGACGATGGCGCTCTGCGCCGTTTTTTCGCCGGACAAAAGAAACACACCGAGAACCGCGGCCAGGAGAATGGCGCTGGCGCCAAACAAAGCTTTTTTCATCTTTTTGCTCCATGTAAATGAGTTGCCGTCCGGTTAAGAAAATTTCAAAAAGTTCAAATGAACGCCGGACAACCGGACCGTGAGTTGGTGTTGACAAAAAATAAACATGGTCGTAATATAAGATTTCCACGCCTGAGAGTCAAGGTTTTCCTGAAAAGTTTTCAAAATCGTTGACCAAAAAATTCCTCTTGCATCTTGGCTTTTCCATTTGCAAATTGTTGTGAGGGCAAAATAGCCCTGAAGAGCAACGGTTGAGAATTGTGAGGAGATGTTTTATGCTAAAGAGCAAGAACGCCGGCGGCTGGGTTCTGGCGCTGGTGGCGCTGGCACTATTTGGCGGTTTGATCCTGCGAAGGCTGGCCAGCGATGACCTCGCGCCGCCGGAAAATCAAATTTCCGCCGGGATGGCGATGAGCGGCAATCAGCGCGCGGCGGCGATGGATTTGAGCGCAGCTTTCGAAACCATCACCGCACAGTATTTGCCCGTCGTCGTCACCGTTGAGAAAAACGGCAGTGGCATTCTCGTTTCGAGTGATGGGTATATTCTCACCACGTGGCAAAATCTTCCGGCAACCGATTCCGTTCACGTCACGCTCCACAAGGGCCGCCGTTTCGCCGGCTGGATCGCCGGCAGCGATCCGTTGACGAATCTGGCGCTGGTCAAAATCAACGCCAAAGGTTTGCCGTATGCAAAGTTTGGAGATTCGGATCGTTTGCGGCTCGGGCAGTGGGTGATGGCCATCGGTCAAGCCCCGCCGACAGTGACTGCAGCAATCATCAATTCCAAAGGCCGTTCCAAAGTCGCGCTGCCGCAGGTGGATGATCTCATTCACCTCGACACGCCAAGTGATCGTATTAATTCGGGCAGCGCATTGGTGAGTTTGGAGGGCGAGTTGGTTGGCTTCAGCACCGCAGCCGGAAGCCGCAGCGGGCTGGCAATACCGGCGAATTTGGCCCGCAAAGTCATGCAGAGTTTGATGAAGGATGGGAAGGTAACGCGCGGCTATATTGGCGCCGCCGCTCAGGATATCGATCACAATCTGGCGCGGGCCTTGAGATTGAACAGCACAACGGGCGCCTTGCTCGTTGAAGTAGCGGCGAACAGCCCGGCCGCCACCGCCGGTTTGCGTCATGGCGATGTGGTTTTGCAATTTGCGAATGTGCCGATTGCCACTGCCAATGACTTCGAAAATGCCGTTGCGGCGCAAACGCCGGATAAAAATGTGCAAGCCGTGGTTTGGCGCGATACCAGCAAGGTTATTTGCGAGGTGAGGCTGGAAGCACGGCCAGATGTTGCGCCTGACGCGTCACCAAGATCACCGGCCCACAAACCGCAGAACAAAATCGGTGTGCAGGTGCAGAATTTGCCGCCGGACATGCTGCGGCTTTACAATTCTGGTGTGATGATTTCGTATGTTGATCCTCATTCACCGGTGGCGAGCCAGTTGGCAGCCGGAGATGTGATTCAAGAAGTCAATCGCCAAACGATTCGCGACCGGCGTGATTTCAGCGTCGCTTGGCAAGGCTTGCAAGCCGGCGAGGTGGCGCTGGTGTTGATCCGTCGCGGCGAGAAAAAATTTTTTAGCGGCGTGGAAGTGCAGGAATGAATAAAATCATTTTGTTTTACGGCCGCCTCGGTGTCAATTTTTTCGTGCATTTTTATCGTGTCTGTTATTATTTGGGCGCCGCATTCGGGCAATTGCGCCATCTGCATTTTTACCGCCGCCAGATTATCGAGCAAATGTATCGTCTCGGTATCGGCTCTTTGCCGCTGGTGATGGGGCTGTCGCTGTTCACCGGTTTGGCGACGACGATACAAACCGCCTATCAAATTTCCTCCTACATTCCCAAATACATCGTCGGCTCGATTGTGTTTCAATCGGAAATGCTCGAGTTGGGCCCGACATTGATGGCTTTGGTACTGGCCGGACGCGTCGGCGCCGGCATCGCCAGTGAGATCGGCACGATGAAAGTTTCCGAACAGGTCGACGCCTTGATCTCCATGGGCGTCGATCCCGTCGGCTACCTCGTGATGCCGCGCCTCGTCGCCGGCGTGACGATGTTTCCGCTCGTCATCATTTTTGCCGTCGTGGTCGCGGTTGCCGGCGGGCATTATGCGGCGACGACGATGATGGGCGTGAGCACGGCCGATTTCGTGCGCGGCATGAAGGAAGTCTTTCGCTTCAAAGATGTTTGGGTGGGCTTGATCAAAGCCACGATTTACGGCGGCATCATCACTTTGCTCGGCAGTTATCTCGGCATGGAAACCGAGCAGGGCGCCAAAGGCGTTGGCCGCGCCGCTACGGCCACGGTGGTTTCCTCCTCCTCCTTCATCTTGATTATGGATTATATTCTAACGCGAACCTTGCTGAAATTTTATTGATTCATGATCGAATTCAAAGACGTTCACAAATCGTTCGATGACAATTATGTTTTGCGCGGCATCAACTTGACGGTGAATGATGGCGAGCTGATCTCGATTCTGGGCCCCAGCGGTTGCGGTAAAAGCGTTACCCTCAAGCACATCATCGGCATCTTGCAGCCCGACCGCGGCGAAGTTTGGGTCGACGGCCAGTTCGTGCCAAAGCTGTCGCGGCGTGAATTGCAGGAATTGCGCAAAAACATCGGCGTGTTGTTTCAGTCCGCCGCTTTGTTCGATTCGATGTCGGTCAAGGAAAACGTCGCCTTCATGCTTCGCATGCACACCAAAATGACCGAAGCCGAGCTTGATGCTCGCGTCGCCGAATGTTTGGAGCAAGTGGAGCTGCGCGGCGTCGAAGATCTCAATCCTGACGAGCTGAGCGGCGGCATGCGCAAACGCGTCGGATTGGCACGCGCCATCGCCATGAAGCCGAGCTATATTCTTTACGACGAGCCGACCACCGGCCTCGACCCCAAAACCGCCATCATCATCGGCGATTTGGTGGCGCGTTTACAGCGACAGTTGCGCATCACCTCCATCGTCGTCACCCATGACGTGAAACTGGCGACGGACATTTCCGATCGCATCGCGCTGTTTCACGAAGGCAAGGTCGCCGCCGTCGGCGCGCCGCAGGAAATTTCCAAAGATGACGGCGATTTGATTCGACGGTTTATGGAAGGGCAGTTGTAGCAAGTGGCAAGTATGCAGGTGGCAAAGTTTTTGTAAGAAAAATCCCGGGTGGCGTTTATTTCTGTCAAAATTCGCGAGGGCAATTATTGCGTTATGAAAACTCGAAGCATGGAGGCCGCGATCGGCATTGTTTTGTTCATCGGCAGCCTCGTTCTGGTTGTCGGCCTAATTTGGTTGAGCGAGCAGACGGTCGGTTGGCGCAATTATGAATTGATCGTTCGCTTTAAAACCGCGCAGGGCCTCAAACGCGGCGACGCAGTCAATTTGGTCGGCATAAAAATCGGCCGCGTGGAAAGGCTGGAGTTTCGCCACGGCCAGGCCGAGGCGCGTATTTTTCTGCTGGACGACCAAAAGCTGCCGCGGGACTCGAAATTTTATCTCGCCAGCGGCGGTTTGATTACCGGCAAGGTCATCAATATCGTTCCCGGCACCAGTGATGATTATTTCGTCGATGGCGATGTGGTCGACGGCGAAATTACCAGCGGCCTGGAGGATTTGACACCGGCCATTGCCAGTTTGGAAAAACGCGTCCATGTCTCCATTGATACGCTGCTCAGCGATGCCAATCTCGAACGCATGCAGGCGATGCTGCGAAATTTGCGTGCTTCCAGCGCGCTGTTTGAAGCCATTTTGGCGCAAAATCAGCAAAACCTCGCGCTGACGATGGCGAATCTACGCGTCGGCTCCGAACATTTGAAAAGGATGTTCAATGACAACGGCAGCCAAGTTGATTCCTCGCTGGCGAATTTGACCGCCGCCACCGACCGCCTGGAAGCCGCGTCGCGCGATCTCGCCGTCACCACTGCCTCGCTGAAGAACGCGACCAAAGCGCTGGAAGAGCGGCAGGGCACCCTCGGCGCGCTCATTTACGAACGTGAGCTGTACGACAATCTCACCCGCACCACGCAACGCTTGGACAGCCTGCTGGCGGACATCAAGCAACATCCGCAGAAGTACGTGAAGGTGAGTGTGTTTTAGCCAAATTTTGAAGAATTTGCCGAGACCATGCCCAGCGCTTCCCCCAAAAAACCTGGTGCGAAAACAAGCCGCACTGTCTCGCCGTCAAAGCAGGTAAAAAAAACGGCGCCGGCCTGGACCACGGCCAAAATTTCCGCCATTCTGGATCGGCTGGAAAAAGCTTATCCTTCGGCGCATTTGGAATTGGATTTCACCTCGCCATTGGAATTGCTGATCGCCACGATCATGGCGGCGCAATGCACCGACAAGCTCGTGAACGAAGTCACCGCCAAGTTGTTCAAAAAGTATTGCCGGCCTGAAGATTACGTTGCTGTGCCGTTGGAAGAACTGGAACAAGATATCCGCCCGGTAACATTCTTTCAAAACAAAGCGCGGTTGATACAGAAATGCTGCCGGCAGCTCATCGACCGGCACGGCAGCAACGTGCCGGCAAATCTCGACGCGCTCGTCGATCTGCCCGGCGTCGGTCGCAAAACCGCCAATGTCGTGTTGGCGCATGCGTTCGGACAACAAACCGTTGCGGTTGATACGCACGTGAAGAGATTGTCCTCGGAACGGTTGTATTTTTCGCAACAGGCTGATCCCGATAAAATTGAAACGGAGTTGCGAAATCTTCTGCCGCCGCAGCGTTACACCCTCGGCACGATTTTGCTGCAATGGCACGGCCGTTATACCTGCCAGGCTCGACGGCCCCAGTGTGGCAAATGTGTGATTGTCGAGCTGTGCCCTTATGAAAAGAAAACGCTTTGAGCGCCCGTTGAAGCATGAAAGCCGAGCTCATCGATTTATAAAACTTGTTTAACAAGACGAGGAATTGCCCATGAATGCGCTGAAGCTGAGTTTGATCGTGATTTTTTGTTGGGCCATCGTTGCCTTTGGCCAAACCCCTTCTACGGAAGCTCGTCTCATCCGTCTGGAAGAAGGGCAAAAATCTCTTGATAAACGTTTCGACGATCTTAATGCACGTCTCGGTGACTTGCGTTCCGAGATGAATACCCGCTTCACCGAGCTCCGAGAGGATGTGAACAAACGTTTTGACACGATGGAGTTTTGGTTTCAATTGGTCATGGGCGCTCTTGTTGTGATTATTGGCGCCATTGCCAGCCAATGGGTTTTCTTATG
It encodes:
- a CDS encoding alkaline phosphatase family protein, whose product is MRVLLLFIDGIGIGERDPEKNPFARFPSPFFAFFKNAPLPPLPFDGVVLPTRADMDVPGLPQSATGQTALFTGKNTAQALGHHQSGMPTPTLRKLLDEASLFKRVRELGKTGIFANALSQHYFDQRGERISATTRALLAGGFSWLDMEDLRAGRAVSHDLTNEFLRQLGFDAPLRVPEESAKILADLCQQADFTLFEFILTDMIGHSQDMPQAEAAIRRLDTLLQIILATVDLSNTTVVLTSDHGNFEDLSVKTHTENLVPTCVWGAGQKIFIGRVKRIEDIAGGVEEALKL
- a CDS encoding ABC transporter permease codes for the protein MNKIILFYGRLGVNFFVHFYRVCYYLGAAFGQLRHLHFYRRQIIEQMYRLGIGSLPLVMGLSLFTGLATTIQTAYQISSYIPKYIVGSIVFQSEMLELGPTLMALVLAGRVGAGIASEIGTMKVSEQVDALISMGVDPVGYLVMPRLVAGVTMFPLVIIFAVVVAVAGGHYAATTMMGVSTADFVRGMKEVFRFKDVWVGLIKATIYGGIITLLGSYLGMETEQGAKGVGRAATATVVSSSSFILIMDYILTRTLLKFY
- a CDS encoding cation transporter; translated protein: MKKALFGASAILLAAVLGVFLLSGEKTAQSAIVTTEIDIAGMSCQNCADKIDAALTKLHGIQDVEVRLSENKAFVKYDAAAVTVPAIETSITRLGYKVGKTDGAVIDKQGCDEEAGDCCAQKTATKT
- a CDS encoding MlaD family protein, which codes for MKTRSMEAAIGIVLFIGSLVLVVGLIWLSEQTVGWRNYELIVRFKTAQGLKRGDAVNLVGIKIGRVERLEFRHGQAEARIFLLDDQKLPRDSKFYLASGGLITGKVINIVPGTSDDYFVDGDVVDGEITSGLEDLTPAIASLEKRVHVSIDTLLSDANLERMQAMLRNLRASSALFEAILAQNQQNLALTMANLRVGSEHLKRMFNDNGSQVDSSLANLTAATDRLEAASRDLAVTTASLKNATKALEERQGTLGALIYERELYDNLTRTTQRLDSLLADIKQHPQKYVKVSVF
- a CDS encoding ABC transporter ATP-binding protein, with protein sequence MIEFKDVHKSFDDNYVLRGINLTVNDGELISILGPSGCGKSVTLKHIIGILQPDRGEVWVDGQFVPKLSRRELQELRKNIGVLFQSAALFDSMSVKENVAFMLRMHTKMTEAELDARVAECLEQVELRGVEDLNPDELSGGMRKRVGLARAIAMKPSYILYDEPTTGLDPKTAIIIGDLVARLQRQLRITSIVVTHDVKLATDISDRIALFHEGKVAAVGAPQEISKDDGDLIRRFMEGQL
- a CDS encoding flippase-like domain-containing protein: MQKRLVLGLAISAVFIYLAFRKIDFVQMWEALQQANYLWLFPAAGFMFISLWLRAVRWGYFMEPIKPGITRRKLFSAMMIGYYGNNVFPLRAGEVLRAYAIGKSAGVSRMASFATIFVERLIDVLALLLLIAFSIIFHDYPAWVEKGSVFIFIGTVVVTIFMIALMLRTQQTLRVMSRLTRPLPENAQQFVNKLLGSFLDGFSIFKKTDRFWAITWQSVAMWLLYAAVNYAVLEAFGLNESLPIGASFVILVIVNLSIMIPAAPGYVGTFHLAAQQAAMLFEVSGSTALSFALILHIANFIPITLVGFYYFYREQLSLKEAVAAEEKEQAPPVPRASFRKKIGV
- the nth gene encoding endonuclease III, with protein sequence MPSASPKKPGAKTSRTVSPSKQVKKTAPAWTTAKISAILDRLEKAYPSAHLELDFTSPLELLIATIMAAQCTDKLVNEVTAKLFKKYCRPEDYVAVPLEELEQDIRPVTFFQNKARLIQKCCRQLIDRHGSNVPANLDALVDLPGVGRKTANVVLAHAFGQQTVAVDTHVKRLSSERLYFSQQADPDKIETELRNLLPPQRYTLGTILLQWHGRYTCQARRPQCGKCVIVELCPYEKKTL
- a CDS encoding PDZ domain-containing protein — protein: MLKSKNAGGWVLALVALALFGGLILRRLASDDLAPPENQISAGMAMSGNQRAAAMDLSAAFETITAQYLPVVVTVEKNGSGILVSSDGYILTTWQNLPATDSVHVTLHKGRRFAGWIAGSDPLTNLALVKINAKGLPYAKFGDSDRLRLGQWVMAIGQAPPTVTAAIINSKGRSKVALPQVDDLIHLDTPSDRINSGSALVSLEGELVGFSTAAGSRSGLAIPANLARKVMQSLMKDGKVTRGYIGAAAQDIDHNLARALRLNSTTGALLVEVAANSPAATAGLRHGDVVLQFANVPIATANDFENAVAAQTPDKNVQAVVWRDTSKVICEVRLEARPDVAPDASPRSPAHKPQNKIGVQVQNLPPDMLRLYNSGVMISYVDPHSPVASQLAAGDVIQEVNRQTIRDRRDFSVAWQGLQAGEVALVLIRRGEKKFFSGVEVQE